A single Verrucomicrobiaceae bacterium DNA region contains:
- a CDS encoding ABC-F family ATP-binding cassette domain-containing protein, which produces MLSVSNVSKTYAGRTLFSQVSFHINRGEKIGLIGPNGAGKSTLFSLLLQDAVPDDGRVMMERGITFGFLPQESAPIDDVTVLELATGHLDENHRWEVEPKAKRILSGLAFRESDFERNARTLSGGWVMRAHLARLLVQEPDLLLLDEPTNHLDLESLIWFQDYLQGYPGAILMISHDREFLNTLCDSILEIAHSKITRYTGNYDDYLREKAARMEQMQGAYDNQQRELAKMQAWVDKFKAKANFASRAQDKAKMIDRIEKIEAPVADAKTVKFRFPQPPRSGLRVIRMTGIDFAYGETPVYTGLDLEIERGQRTVLVGPNGAGKSTLLKLLAGALTQQAGNRELGHNVKLGYFAQYRGDVLNMRHTVLQSAMDLPSRPGENLCRTLLGSFLFHGDDVFKPVGVLSGGEKSRLVLVRLLLDPPNFLLMDEPTTHLDMGSIDALISALDQYEGTLVFISHDVHFIRQMAKNVLHVSAGVITPYAGDYQYYLDKSKAGSAREALTATLHNAQPVAYTASTVREPPKSKEQKRLEAEARNARSKAKKDAEQRVSKIEAELATLDKRKHEIVELLQDEATYADAVKFRALSAELEAVEPKVAKLTTEWEKAAEEVEKLAAV; this is translated from the coding sequence ATGCTCTCCGTTTCCAACGTCAGTAAAACCTACGCCGGCCGTACTCTCTTCAGCCAGGTGTCTTTTCACATCAACCGTGGCGAAAAAATCGGCCTCATCGGTCCCAATGGGGCGGGGAAATCCACCCTGTTCTCCCTCCTCCTCCAAGACGCCGTGCCAGATGATGGCCGTGTCATGATGGAGCGGGGCATCACCTTCGGCTTCCTGCCGCAGGAGAGTGCACCCATTGATGACGTCACCGTCCTGGAACTCGCCACCGGCCATCTCGATGAAAATCACCGCTGGGAGGTCGAGCCGAAGGCCAAACGCATCCTCAGCGGCCTCGCCTTCCGCGAGTCGGACTTCGAGCGCAATGCCCGCACCCTCAGCGGCGGCTGGGTGATGCGTGCCCATCTGGCCCGTTTGCTCGTGCAGGAGCCAGATCTGCTCCTACTCGATGAGCCGACGAACCACCTCGATCTCGAGTCGCTCATTTGGTTCCAAGATTACCTCCAGGGCTATCCCGGAGCCATTTTGATGATCTCGCACGACCGCGAGTTCCTCAACACCCTCTGCGACAGCATCCTCGAGATCGCCCATAGCAAAATCACCCGCTACACCGGCAATTACGACGACTACCTGCGTGAAAAAGCCGCCCGCATGGAGCAGATGCAGGGAGCCTACGACAACCAGCAGCGCGAGCTGGCCAAAATGCAGGCTTGGGTGGATAAATTCAAAGCGAAGGCCAACTTCGCCTCCCGTGCGCAGGACAAGGCCAAGATGATCGACCGCATCGAAAAGATCGAAGCCCCCGTCGCCGATGCCAAAACGGTCAAATTTCGCTTCCCCCAGCCTCCACGCAGCGGCCTGCGGGTCATTCGCATGACCGGCATCGACTTCGCCTATGGCGAAACACCGGTCTATACCGGCCTCGATCTCGAAATCGAGCGCGGACAGCGCACCGTGCTCGTCGGCCCCAATGGCGCGGGCAAATCCACGCTGCTAAAGCTCCTCGCGGGTGCTTTGACCCAGCAGGCCGGGAACCGGGAACTCGGTCACAACGTCAAGCTCGGCTACTTCGCCCAATATCGCGGGGATGTGCTCAACATGCGCCACACCGTGCTGCAATCCGCCATGGATCTGCCTAGCCGCCCCGGTGAAAACCTCTGCCGCACCCTCCTCGGCTCCTTCCTGTTTCACGGTGATGATGTTTTCAAACCTGTCGGCGTCCTCAGCGGTGGTGAAAAAAGCCGCCTCGTGCTCGTGCGCCTGCTGCTCGATCCACCGAACTTCCTCCTCATGGATGAGCCGACGACGCATCTCGACATGGGCAGCATCGATGCCCTCATCAGCGCCCTGGATCAATACGAGGGCACCCTCGTCTTCATCAGCCATGACGTGCACTTCATCCGCCAGATGGCGAAAAACGTCCTGCATGTGAGTGCGGGCGTCATCACGCCCTACGCAGGTGATTATCAATACTACCTGGATAAATCGAAGGCGGGTAGCGCTCGTGAGGCCCTCACCGCCACGCTGCACAATGCCCAGCCTGTCGCCTACACCGCATCCACCGTCCGCGAGCCGCCCAAATCCAAAGAGCAAAAGCGCCTCGAAGCCGAAGCCCGCAACGCCCGCAGCAAAGCGAAAAAAGACGCCGAGCAACGTGTCAGCAAAATAGAGGCCGAACTCGCCACTCTCGACAAACGCAAACATGAAATCGTCGAACTCCTCCAAGACGAAGCGACGTATGCCGACGCTGTGAAATTCCGTGCCCTGAGTGCCGAGTTGGAGGCCGTGGAACCGAAAGTCGCCAAACTCACGACCGAGTGGGAGAAAGCGGCGGAGGAAGTCGAAAAACTGGCCGCAGTGTGA
- a CDS encoding HAMP domain-containing histidine kinase produces MRIVQGVWLDWPALQKAWIGELGDLFQKASLEPAANAERDTPPLDDPLRFAALPVRLVPGVLDLPDLPFWTPLRRSLAAAVACVLLAALAVALLLYGTVALSERRAAFVSAVTHELRTPLTTFRLYSEMLSDDMVKDEAQRKTYLDTLTGEAGRLSHLVENVLAYARLERGSAKSRAEQTSIGALLDRILPRLQQRASECSMEVRVDVTESDRQTRLHIDTGAVEQILFNLVDNACKYAAPRAAQPVIHIEADTRGKFAILRVRDHGAGISRGEQRRIFRPFHKSADEAAHSAPGVGLGLALCQRLATALGGEITLDAAWKDGACFVVRLPRLA; encoded by the coding sequence ATGCGCATCGTGCAAGGCGTGTGGCTGGACTGGCCCGCACTGCAAAAAGCCTGGATCGGTGAGCTGGGTGATTTGTTCCAAAAAGCCAGTCTAGAACCCGCCGCGAATGCGGAGCGCGATACGCCCCCGCTGGATGATCCGCTTCGTTTTGCTGCCTTGCCAGTGCGGCTGGTGCCAGGCGTCCTTGATCTGCCAGATCTACCCTTTTGGACTCCTCTACGCCGATCACTCGCTGCCGCAGTCGCTTGTGTGCTGCTGGCCGCACTCGCGGTGGCGCTGCTGCTTTATGGCACGGTGGCTCTGAGTGAGCGTAGGGCTGCCTTTGTCTCTGCCGTGACGCATGAGCTGCGCACGCCACTGACGACTTTCCGCCTCTACTCCGAGATGCTGTCCGATGACATGGTGAAGGACGAGGCCCAGCGCAAAACCTACCTCGATACACTCACGGGTGAAGCTGGTCGCCTGAGTCATCTGGTGGAAAATGTACTCGCCTATGCGCGGCTGGAGCGCGGCAGCGCAAAATCGCGTGCAGAACAGACCAGCATCGGAGCCCTGCTGGATCGCATCCTCCCGCGTCTGCAACAGCGGGCGAGTGAATGCAGCATGGAGGTGCGTGTGGATGTCACCGAGTCGGATCGGCAGACGCGTCTGCACATCGACACTGGCGCGGTGGAGCAGATCCTTTTTAATTTAGTCGATAACGCCTGCAAATACGCCGCTCCACGGGCCGCGCAGCCCGTGATCCACATCGAGGCAGACACGCGTGGCAAGTTCGCCATACTGCGTGTGCGTGATCATGGCGCTGGCATCTCACGCGGCGAGCAGCGGCGCATCTTCCGCCCCTTTCACAAAAGCGCCGATGAAGCAGCTCACTCCGCCCCAGGTGTGGGCCTGGGCCTCGCGCTCTGTCAGCGGCTCGCCACAGCACTGGGCGGTGAGATCACACTGGATGCCGCATGGAAAGACGGCGCATGCTTTGTGGTGCGGCTGCCACGGCTGGCGTGA
- a CDS encoding response regulator transcription factor translates to MRHGLAQLLRMEEGLEICGEAGSAREGLEAVGTLRPDVAIIDLTLPDKSGLELLKDIQAQFPTTLCLVLSMHDESLYGERSLRAGARGYIMKEAAADHLVSAVRKILSGGIYISDAMAARMLGQISGAKGKGGSAGTDTLTDRELEILELIGTGTATKIIAQRLGISARTVEAHRAHIKEKLGITDGAALVRYAVQWVEGKK, encoded by the coding sequence ATGCGCCATGGCCTAGCGCAGCTCCTACGCATGGAGGAAGGCCTCGAAATCTGCGGCGAAGCAGGCTCCGCACGCGAAGGACTCGAAGCCGTCGGCACTCTCAGGCCCGATGTGGCCATCATCGACCTCACCCTGCCGGATAAAAGCGGCCTCGAGCTGCTCAAAGACATCCAGGCGCAGTTCCCCACCACCCTTTGCCTCGTCCTCTCCATGCATGACGAGTCTCTCTATGGTGAGCGCTCACTGCGGGCCGGGGCACGCGGCTACATCATGAAAGAAGCCGCCGCAGACCACCTCGTCAGCGCGGTGCGGAAAATCCTCTCTGGTGGCATCTACATCAGTGATGCCATGGCAGCACGCATGCTCGGCCAGATCAGCGGGGCAAAAGGCAAAGGCGGCAGCGCTGGCACCGACACGCTCACCGACCGCGAGCTCGAGATCCTCGAGCTCATCGGCACCGGCACCGCCACCAAGATCATCGCACAGCGCCTCGGCATCAGCGCACGCACCGTGGAGGCCCACCGCGCTCACATCAAAGAAAAGCTGGGCATCACCGACGGAGCCGCACTCGTGCGCTACGCGGTGCAGTGGGTCGAAGGCAAAAAGTAG
- a CDS encoding helix-turn-helix domain-containing protein has translation MHLTLGQRMKAAREARGLSLADAAHETRVPAQRLHHLETDNIAAFGSMTYARSFLKLYSDYLDVDASEVLHELPPAMLGGPQDYRYLTDSLGPWLAERKKPSVRLSEPVSSSSVQTIKSPVPAGIGIFLFLVALAGLYGQYVATLKKDEPVVQTIEQTTTAAQETSVAAEAPPAIAPVDKVLPAEPVQVQPAIPVDPIVIAPPTKNGLIELNPREGL, from the coding sequence ATGCATCTCACCCTCGGACAGCGCATGAAGGCCGCCCGCGAAGCACGCGGGCTCTCTTTGGCCGACGCCGCTCACGAAACGCGTGTGCCAGCACAGCGTCTGCATCATCTGGAAACAGATAACATCGCCGCATTCGGCAGCATGACGTATGCACGGTCGTTTTTGAAGCTGTACAGTGATTACCTCGATGTGGATGCCTCTGAGGTGCTCCATGAGTTGCCACCAGCGATGTTGGGCGGACCGCAGGATTACCGCTATCTCACGGATTCCCTCGGCCCATGGCTCGCAGAGCGCAAAAAGCCCTCTGTGCGGCTCTCTGAGCCCGTCAGCAGCAGCAGTGTGCAGACGATCAAGTCGCCCGTGCCAGCGGGAATCGGGATTTTTCTCTTCCTCGTGGCTCTGGCAGGTCTGTACGGTCAATATGTCGCCACTTTAAAGAAGGATGAGCCCGTCGTGCAGACGATCGAGCAGACCACCACCGCCGCCCAGGAGACTAGCGTGGCTGCTGAGGCACCTCCCGCTATAGCTCCCGTGGACAAGGTGCTGCCCGCGGAGCCTGTGCAGGTGCAGCCTGCGATCCCGGTCGATCCCATCGTGATCGCACCACCGACAAAAAACGGCCTCATCGAACTCAATCCACGCGAGGGCCTGTGA
- a CDS encoding phosphoglycerate kinase: protein MPKQTIRDLDLAGKRVFVRVDFNVPLEEKDGQMVITDATRIQETLPTIQFLIEKGARIILASHLGRPKGQRDPKQSLAPVAPALSALIGKPVAFASDCIGDEAKSKALALGNGDVLLLENTRFHAGEEQNDATLAKGMAELAEVFVNDAFGSAHRAHSSTAGIADYLPAVSGLLMEKELTWLNDELENPDRPFVVILGGAKVSDKIGVINRLLEKANTIIIGGGMAYTFRKLVQGISIGKSLYKPEWEPIAQAALDKAKERGVKILIPVDAMITDAFDFDAKKFGNIKFTGAGESIPDGWEGVDIGPESVKLFSEEISKAKTVIWNGPMGVFEIKEASKGTFDIAEAMAANSSAKNIIGGGDSVKAVKKAKLGDKMTFISTGGGASLELLEGKILPGVACLKDK, encoded by the coding sequence ATGCCCAAGCAGACTATTCGTGATCTCGACCTCGCCGGAAAACGCGTCTTTGTACGTGTGGACTTCAATGTGCCTCTGGAGGAGAAAGACGGCCAGATGGTCATCACCGATGCCACCCGCATCCAGGAGACCCTGCCGACCATCCAGTTCCTCATCGAAAAAGGTGCCCGTATCATCCTAGCGAGCCATTTGGGCCGCCCGAAGGGCCAGCGTGATCCGAAGCAGTCTCTCGCTCCAGTCGCACCGGCTCTCAGCGCCCTGATTGGCAAGCCGGTGGCTTTTGCCAGTGACTGCATCGGTGATGAGGCCAAATCCAAAGCCCTCGCTCTGGGCAATGGCGACGTGCTTTTGCTGGAAAACACCCGCTTCCACGCGGGCGAGGAGCAAAACGATGCCACGCTCGCGAAGGGCATGGCCGAGCTGGCGGAGGTCTTTGTGAATGACGCCTTCGGCTCCGCCCACCGTGCGCATAGCTCCACAGCGGGCATCGCAGACTACCTCCCCGCAGTTTCCGGCCTGTTGATGGAAAAAGAGCTCACTTGGCTCAATGACGAGCTGGAGAACCCAGATCGCCCCTTTGTCGTCATCCTCGGCGGAGCAAAGGTCAGCGACAAAATCGGCGTCATCAATCGCCTGCTCGAAAAGGCCAACACGATCATCATCGGCGGCGGCATGGCCTACACCTTCCGCAAGCTGGTGCAGGGCATCTCCATCGGCAAAAGCCTCTACAAACCCGAGTGGGAACCCATCGCCCAGGCCGCTCTGGACAAGGCCAAGGAGCGTGGCGTGAAGATCCTCATCCCCGTGGACGCGATGATCACCGACGCCTTCGATTTCGACGCGAAGAAGTTCGGCAACATCAAATTCACCGGCGCGGGCGAAAGCATCCCAGACGGCTGGGAAGGCGTCGATATCGGCCCTGAGAGCGTGAAGCTCTTCAGCGAAGAAATTTCCAAAGCGAAGACCGTCATCTGGAACGGCCCGATGGGCGTGTTCGAGATCAAAGAAGCCTCCAAAGGCACCTTCGACATCGCAGAGGCCATGGCGGCCAATTCCAGTGCCAAAAACATCATCGGTGGCGGCGACAGCGTGAAAGCCGTCAAAAAAGCCAAGCTGGGCGATAAGATGACCTTCATCTCCACCGGCGGCGGTGCCTCCCTCGAACTCCTCGAAGGCAAAATCCTCCCCGGCGTCGCCTGCCTGAAGGACAAGTAA
- a CDS encoding aldolase yields the protein MKSFRLKRLFNAKSNRCFDVAVDHGFFNQAGFLQGIEDMRQVVKTLVEAAPDAIQLTLGMARHLQEIPGREKPSLVLRTDVANIYGKTLPENRRFSLMLEDCMLQAVRYDAACVCVNLFQIPGAPEVHAECVENILKLKPQADYYGMPMMVEPLVFQPNEKAGGYMVNGDETAITYLVRQAVELGADIIKADPTDDVSRYHKVIEAASGIPVLVRGGGRVSDREILERTQGLLQQGAAGIVYGRNVIQHPNPKGITRALMAMVHEGASVEEALRLIA from the coding sequence ATGAAATCCTTCCGCCTGAAACGCCTCTTCAATGCCAAATCCAATCGCTGCTTCGATGTGGCGGTCGATCACGGTTTTTTTAATCAAGCTGGTTTCCTCCAGGGCATCGAGGACATGCGGCAGGTGGTGAAGACGCTGGTTGAGGCCGCGCCAGATGCGATCCAGCTCACGCTGGGCATGGCACGGCATCTCCAGGAGATACCAGGCCGTGAGAAGCCCAGCCTCGTGCTCCGCACCGATGTGGCGAACATCTATGGCAAGACGCTGCCGGAGAATCGCCGCTTTAGCCTCATGCTGGAGGACTGCATGCTCCAAGCCGTGCGCTACGACGCCGCCTGCGTGTGCGTGAATCTTTTCCAGATCCCTGGCGCACCCGAGGTGCACGCCGAGTGCGTGGAAAACATCCTCAAACTCAAGCCCCAGGCCGACTACTACGGCATGCCGATGATGGTCGAGCCGCTCGTCTTCCAGCCGAATGAAAAAGCCGGTGGCTACATGGTCAATGGGGATGAGACAGCCATCACCTACCTCGTCCGGCAGGCCGTGGAGCTGGGGGCAGACATCATCAAAGCAGACCCGACCGACGATGTGAGCCGCTACCACAAGGTCATCGAGGCTGCCTCTGGCATCCCGGTGCTGGTCCGCGGCGGTGGCCGTGTCAGTGACCGCGAGATCCTGGAGCGCACGCAGGGTCTGCTCCAGCAAGGAGCCGCCGGCATCGTCTATGGGCGGAATGTCATCCAGCATCCGAATCCGAAGGGCATCACTCGTGCCCTCATGGCCATGGTGCATGAAGGAGCCAGCGTCGAGGAGGCGCTGCGGCTCATCGCCTAG
- a CDS encoding Uma2 family endonuclease, with the protein MALTHLHPGLQKRALPLSVKAWHEMIAKGLVSKRAELIRGVIIEKMSKSISHAKLSSRLLKTLIKALSDHFWVRSETPLTLIDSEPEPDLSVVAGAEETHRGHPRTAKLVIEVSVTTLAEDRDMIEIYAEAGVEEFWIVDAEHRCVEVHRQPVDGHYMISEVRAAGQVLDCVALPGVRVDVSELFAGI; encoded by the coding sequence ATGGCGCTGACCCATCTCCATCCCGGCCTCCAAAAGCGTGCCCTGCCTCTCTCCGTGAAGGCATGGCACGAAATGATCGCCAAAGGACTCGTGTCGAAGCGTGCGGAGCTCATCCGCGGAGTCATCATCGAGAAAATGTCGAAGTCTATTTCCCACGCGAAGCTGTCTTCACGTTTGTTGAAGACCTTAATCAAAGCCTTGAGCGACCATTTCTGGGTGCGATCCGAGACGCCACTCACGCTCATAGATTCAGAGCCCGAGCCCGACCTCTCCGTCGTTGCTGGAGCCGAGGAGACTCACCGTGGCCATCCCCGCACCGCAAAGCTCGTCATCGAAGTCTCCGTGACCACACTCGCAGAAGACCGCGACATGATCGAAATCTACGCCGAAGCCGGCGTGGAGGAATTCTGGATCGTGGATGCAGAGCACCGCTGCGTGGAGGTCCATCGTCAGCCTGTGGATGGACATTACATGATCAGTGAAGTCCGCGCTGCGGGCCAAGTGCTCGACTGCGTGGCCCTACCCGGTGTGCGGGTGGATGTGAGTGAGCTTTTTGCGGGAATCTGA
- a CDS encoding triose-phosphate isomerase has product MPIAHFRKPIIAANWKMHMTPQESDDFLRAFARLVPDKCPVQIVVAPPFVSLERSHNALVNAREQSVELAAQNMSAQPAGAFTGETNARMIKECGCKHVILGHSERRSLYGETNAIVNAKVLAALEARLHPILCIGETLEERDAGKIEQVLESQLRESLAEVGPRRIMDVVIAYEPVWAIGTGRTASAQQAQDAHAFCRKVLSDMFGADVAVKIRIQYGGSVKPNNMAELIAQPDVDGALVGGASLETGSFWEICRAAIDWTNAHA; this is encoded by the coding sequence ATGCCCATCGCTCACTTCCGCAAGCCCATCATCGCCGCCAACTGGAAAATGCACATGACTCCGCAGGAGTCCGATGACTTCCTCCGCGCCTTCGCCCGCCTGGTGCCGGATAAGTGCCCGGTGCAGATCGTCGTGGCACCACCCTTTGTGAGCCTGGAGCGCTCCCACAATGCGCTGGTCAATGCCCGCGAGCAAAGCGTGGAGCTGGCAGCTCAAAACATGAGCGCCCAGCCCGCTGGTGCCTTCACCGGCGAGACCAATGCCCGCATGATCAAGGAATGCGGCTGCAAGCACGTCATCCTCGGCCACAGCGAGCGCCGCAGCCTCTACGGTGAGACAAACGCCATCGTGAATGCGAAGGTGCTCGCCGCTCTCGAAGCACGCCTGCACCCCATCCTTTGCATCGGTGAGACACTCGAAGAACGCGATGCCGGCAAGATCGAGCAAGTGCTGGAAAGCCAACTGCGCGAGTCCCTGGCCGAAGTCGGCCCCCGCCGCATCATGGATGTGGTGATCGCCTATGAGCCCGTGTGGGCCATCGGCACCGGCCGCACCGCCAGTGCCCAGCAGGCACAGGACGCACACGCTTTCTGCCGCAAGGTGCTCAGTGACATGTTCGGCGCCGATGTGGCCGTGAAAATCCGCATTCAATACGGCGGCAGCGTGAAGCCAAACAACATGGCCGAGCTCATCGCCCAGCCAGACGTGGACGGTGCCCTCGTCGGCGGAGCCAGCCTAGAAACCGGCTCCTTCTGGGAAATCTGCCGCGCCGCGATTGATTGGACCAACGCCCACGCGTGA
- a CDS encoding response regulator transcription factor — protein MSTILVIEDDAAIRRGVLDALHFAGHSTLEAPDGEKGMKLALSATFDLILLDLVLPHASGFDILKSLRRERPGTPVIILSARGEENDRVRGLKLGADDYVVKPFSVRELLARVEAVLRRASERQPVSETLTLDDATIDLGLGVARFANGDQAELSEREREVLRYLALNRGRPVSREELLQRVWHLEGRQMETRTVDMHVANLRSKLRDDADTPRLIVTIRGKGYQLV, from the coding sequence ATGAGCACCATCCTTGTCATCGAAGACGACGCAGCGATCCGCCGTGGAGTGCTCGACGCACTCCACTTCGCCGGTCACAGCACCCTGGAGGCACCTGATGGCGAAAAGGGCATGAAACTCGCCCTCAGCGCCACTTTTGACCTCATCCTGCTCGATCTAGTGCTGCCGCATGCCAGTGGGTTTGATATTTTGAAGTCTCTGCGCCGTGAGCGACCCGGCACGCCTGTGATCATCCTCAGCGCCCGAGGTGAAGAGAATGATCGCGTGCGCGGGCTGAAACTGGGCGCAGATGACTACGTGGTGAAGCCTTTTTCCGTGCGGGAGCTCCTCGCTCGTGTGGAGGCGGTGCTACGCCGTGCATCCGAGCGCCAGCCGGTGAGTGAAACGCTCACTCTCGATGATGCCACAATCGATTTGGGCCTGGGAGTGGCCCGTTTTGCCAATGGCGACCAAGCAGAGCTCTCGGAGCGCGAGCGTGAGGTGCTGCGCTACCTCGCGCTGAATCGTGGCCGCCCCGTATCGCGTGAAGAGCTGCTCCAACGCGTCTGGCACCTAGAAGGCCGCCAGATGGAAACCCGCACCGTCGATATGCACGTCGCCAACCTCCGCTCCAAGCTCCGTGATGACGCAGACACCCCGCGTCTGATCGTGACGATCCGGGGGAAGGGGTATCAATTGGTTTGA
- a CDS encoding alpha/beta hydrolase, whose translation MKYFLLLTATVFFSQTALAEPAKVRLWPDGAPGAKGQEDKDQPFIYVWPAAKEQANGAAFVVCPGGGYGGLAADHEGTQVARWFNGIGVSAFVLHYRLGSQGYHFPTQLIDVQRAIRHVRANAQTYGIDPQRIGIIGFSAGGHLTSMAATMFDEKPAGMTNDAVDQVSARPDVAAPTYPVISMIQDYGHKGSRKNLLGPGDTDDLARHVSTETRVTASTPPIFIFHTDEDTVVPAENPVALYLACRKHKVPAELHIYQPGPHGVGLYLGDPVLGSWSGHLRDWLRNQGFLKPAKRSAVNGKLNINGKPVSWGSIIFTPQDANQPVACARVMHGNFKLDEKSGPVVGKVTLKVSYSAADVPDLETPDGTVTTTEQKPGSGTWNLEIGENAKNLVLDVQR comes from the coding sequence ATGAAATACTTCCTCCTCCTCACCGCCACCGTCTTTTTCTCTCAAACCGCCCTCGCGGAGCCCGCAAAGGTCCGCCTCTGGCCAGACGGTGCCCCTGGGGCGAAGGGGCAGGAGGATAAGGATCAGCCCTTCATCTATGTCTGGCCCGCCGCGAAGGAGCAGGCCAATGGCGCGGCCTTTGTCGTCTGCCCTGGCGGCGGCTACGGGGGCCTCGCGGCAGATCATGAGGGCACCCAGGTGGCGCGGTGGTTCAATGGCATCGGCGTCTCCGCCTTTGTGCTGCATTACCGCCTGGGCAGCCAGGGCTACCACTTCCCCACGCAGCTCATCGACGTGCAGCGGGCCATCCGCCATGTGCGGGCGAATGCGCAGACCTATGGCATCGATCCCCAGCGCATCGGCATCATCGGCTTCAGCGCCGGTGGGCACCTCACCTCCATGGCCGCGACCATGTTCGATGAAAAACCCGCCGGCATGACGAATGACGCGGTCGATCAAGTCAGTGCCCGGCCAGACGTCGCCGCGCCCACTTACCCCGTCATCTCCATGATCCAGGACTATGGCCACAAAGGATCACGCAAAAACCTCCTCGGCCCAGGTGACACGGACGACCTCGCACGGCATGTCAGCACCGAGACGCGAGTGACGGCCAGCACGCCGCCCATTTTCATCTTTCACACCGATGAAGACACCGTGGTGCCAGCGGAGAATCCCGTGGCGCTCTACCTCGCCTGCCGGAAGCACAAAGTGCCCGCCGAGCTGCACATTTACCAGCCAGGGCCGCACGGCGTCGGTCTTTACCTCGGTGATCCCGTGCTGGGGAGCTGGAGTGGGCATCTGCGTGATTGGCTGCGCAATCAGGGCTTCCTCAAGCCCGCGAAGCGCAGCGCCGTGAATGGCAAACTCAACATCAACGGCAAGCCGGTGAGCTGGGGCAGCATCATCTTCACCCCCCAGGATGCCAATCAGCCCGTAGCCTGTGCCCGCGTGATGCATGGGAATTTCAAACTCGATGAAAAAAGCGGTCCCGTGGTCGGAAAAGTCACTCTGAAGGTCAGTTACAGCGCCGCAGACGTCCCCGATCTGGAGACACCCGATGGTACCGTCACCACCACCGAGCAAAAACCCGGCTCCGGCACCTGGAATCTCGAAATCGGCGAAAACGCCAAAAACCTCGTGCTCGACGTGCAGCGCTGA
- a CDS encoding helix-turn-helix transcriptional regulator, which produces MNTNTNTATPASKARFIQNLAESPIFRLHQDSFLALTGLDLSLVAAQESEHDVLDPITLRTGGLTVTRVPVKIGKNAIAFMQTGATRLIPPGDAAFHDVARDMLSKDSSAADIRAAKAHFDSHPALDVARYEAAKTVLVSFAAQLGENAHRMLFAQTTHEPEAVRNAKTFIHAHLAESLSLEAVARAVNVSPFHFCKLFKKATGLTFTDFVNHARVEKARRMLMRPASRITEVAYDVGFQSLSHFNRSFRRITSESPTEFRSRLKSGSAEMAAMAA; this is translated from the coding sequence ATGAATACCAACACCAATACCGCCACTCCAGCCAGTAAAGCTCGCTTCATCCAAAACCTTGCCGAAAGCCCCATTTTCCGCCTCCATCAGGATTCCTTCCTCGCACTGACAGGCCTTGATCTGAGCCTCGTCGCCGCCCAAGAAAGCGAACATGACGTGCTCGATCCCATCACCCTCCGCACTGGTGGCCTCACCGTCACCCGCGTGCCGGTCAAAATCGGGAAAAACGCGATCGCCTTCATGCAGACTGGCGCGACACGCCTGATCCCACCCGGAGACGCCGCCTTCCACGACGTGGCTCGTGACATGCTCTCCAAAGACAGCAGCGCTGCCGACATCCGCGCTGCAAAAGCCCACTTTGACAGCCACCCCGCACTCGACGTCGCTCGCTACGAGGCTGCAAAGACAGTCCTCGTCTCCTTTGCCGCCCAGCTCGGTGAAAACGCCCACCGCATGCTCTTTGCACAGACCACGCATGAGCCAGAGGCTGTGCGGAATGCCAAAACCTTCATCCACGCCCATCTGGCCGAAAGCCTCAGCCTCGAAGCCGTCGCCCGCGCGGTGAATGTGAGCCCCTTCCACTTCTGCAAGCTCTTCAAGAAGGCTACCGGCCTCACCTTCACCGATTTCGTCAATCACGCCCGCGTGGAAAAAGCCCGCCGCATGCTCATGCGCCCTGCTAGCCGCATCACAGAAGTGGCCTATGACGTGGGCTTCCAGAGCCTCTCGCACTTCAATCGCAGCTTCCGCCGCATCACCAGCGAGAGCCCCACAGAGTTCCGCAGCCGTCTAAAATCCGGCAGCGCCGAGATGGCAGCCATGGCCGCGTAA